TATCCGAAACCAAACTGAAACTCGCCATCTTCAGCAAGCTTTGCGGTCGGTATTGTCATGAGACCGTTTACACCAGAAATTTGAGATAATGCAGGACAGACCATGATAACCGCAAGGAGTATCGCCAAAAACATTGTTCCTTTCTTGTTGATTTTCATACTTGTCTCGCCTCCGTCATTAAAAACAATCGTTAAATCTTTGTTTGGCATAACATCAGCAGTATTACATAACCCTGGGTAACCTTCAACAAAGAATGGACTTAGCTACCGCCACCTTGATTATGAGCTTCGGTTGTGCAATCAGTTACACAAGCCTGAACATCGGGGTTTGCAATATTTTCAATGCAGTTTTTAAGGTTGGCACACGCAGTTGCTTCACCTAATGTCTTCTTCTCCTTCTTAAAGACTTTTTTACAATCCTTGACGTCCTTTTTGTAGCCTTTCTTACATTTTTTCAAACACTTTTTCAGTTTCTTAAATTCTTTCGAATCGAATTCTACTTCAATTTTCAGCGCCTTGTCCTTTTTAACTTTTCCTTTGGGACATTCTACGCGAAATCTATCAATTTTAACCTTTTTCAGCTTCCCTTTTTGAAGAGATCCGGTGTGATCTTGAAACTCATAATTCACCCATGCTGTAAATAATAAATCTTGTATAGGTGACATGATATCAGTTTCATCGTAACCTTCTGCGGCAATCACCAGTAAAAGCGCATTGTTAGGGGTTTCGGGGTTTGCTAGAGCGGCGGTTGCTTGCTCTCGAAACCTGGTAACAACGTCCTCAAAGTCAACTAATGATAACCATTCATCATCTGGAATGGCTTGTTCGATTTCAAATACCTCACCCCAACTTAAAGAGAAATCGTTATCATTCAAAAAAAGCACTTGATCTTCTGCTAATTCAGAAATAAAACCATCTGGAAGGACATAGTCATTATATTGACTCCCTATAATAGGTCTTCCAACACCGGTTTTGTCGAGCAAATGCTCTATGGCTAATTTTGCTTCCGCTTGTGTTCTAGCGTTCGCAAGCGCATCCACAATTTCGGCGGTCGGAATTTTCGAGGGCTCTTGCGGTCCAATGATTTGCGTACTACACATCCATTGAGAACAACAGGCAATCGTCAGCAACATTGCGAAAACTTGGTTTTTAGGGTTCATGTTTCACTCCTATTTTGGGATTAGTTAATAAATGTGAATTATGTAATTATTAATTGACATTTTGTAGATTCAGCCGTTTAGAAAATTGGCTTTTAACAAAAGCGGGATTGAGGCGTTCAATGAACTCTTCTATTTCGTTTCCTGTACTATATTCAGTGCCGCCTAGTTGTAAGCCTCGATAACGATACTCCCAGGCAAAATCCTTAGCTGGATGTATGCGAATCCACTTTTTTGACGGATATTTCTTTGGAAAAAGAGGAACGGAAAACTTGAAGCCACCATTCCGACCTTGCTCAGTTTTCAATGCAAAGAAACCAATTTTGACCTCTCCAAACTCACGCATCATGTCAAACCTTAATCCTTTATCTCGAAAGAGATATTGCCCAACAGTTATTTTGAAGCTTAAGTCATATTGAGGGAGGCGGTATTCTGCATTTAAAAGTGTGGTATAATCATTCAGTGGAGTATAAAACCAAACTCCTTTTGTGTAGGAAGCAGTGCCAGTATATCCAATTTTAGCGCCGATTGACCATAAACCGTTGCTATGGTACTTTTTAAGTTCCAGGTCTGCACCGTAACGATTATGTGTAAAATATCCCGCTGATGTCGACAAGAAAGTATTCTTGGGTAATCGAAATGTTTGATTTAGTGTCAGGATGCCTGGTCTAAAATAATTATCTTTCTCATTAAGCTCATTATGAACAGGAATAATCAATTGGGCTGATAGACGCATTCCAGGCCATAGACTCGTGCCAAGCTCCGGGACCAGATTTAGCTGGGATTCAACCGGATCATCATAATTACCGAACTGGGCTTTTAGTTGAGGATGAACAATAAAATCAAACGTGTAACTAGAATTATTTTCTCTAGGCTTTTTCCGAATTTTTTTCCAAGTTGGATCAACTTTGAAAGAAATATCAATTACCTTTACAAAATCGTTGTTTGAGATTCTCTCGTCATAGAAATCAAGATATTTTTTTACAGGTACGGTGATGAGAACCAAAGGGATCTTTCGATTTTGTGGGATTAGCAAAATGCTTTCTTTTTCTTGCAAGAAAGGAAGGACTAGCCTTATCACCTTTTTGACGGCTCTGAGTTCGTACCGATAGTGCATGTTCTCGTAGGTTATAATTGCTTGTTCATCGTCCAAAAGAATCGCAACATTTTTAAAACCCTCTTTAATCAGTTCTAGCTTTATCTGATATTCACTATTGGCTCGTTTGAGTTCTGATATATTTTTTTTCTCTGTGGATGGAGCACAAAACACATGCTGTGTGAAAAATAATGACCAGAAGATAAATAGTATTGGGGTAAACCTATATTTCATGATAATGCTATGGAGTCTAGTTCATTAAAATATCAGTATCTCGTCTCTGACAATGGCTCGACCTCAGAGCAACTTCTTTGCCAAAAATGATCCGCGAGTAATTGTTTATCTTTAGCTCTATTATAATCAACGCTTTATTTAAAACACCGGGAAGGGATATTGGGTTTACACAAATGATATTATCTGAAACATACGTTTCAACTAGTCACAGGACATGCTTCAACAATGTCTAAGGTTAATTTGGGATGATATTAAATATGTGAGGACATTGCTCTAAATATTACTGTGCCAGGCACATGTTTTTACTCAAAAACTGTCGATAAAGGGTAGTCCATTAGAAGGCGAAGAGAAAAGATTTGTTCTTTGGGCGGCTGCCATAGGGAGCCGTTTTTTATGGCAACCACTTTCACCGTAAAATAACGCAACTTTAACGTAACCACTTTTTGAGGTGTACAAAAAAACAATAGTTTAGGTCCGTTTTTGCCGATATTTATTCGGTCTACACATCCTCAATTCCATTTATAGTTGGGCCCGATCTGGCGGGTCGGTTATGCAAGTTACCATGTCGAACGGCCCAGCCTTCTTGAATTTACTTCTTCGAAAGAAACTTTGAAGTCCGATAGTCACTTTGCTGCTACAAATTCAGCCAGTGAAGAAGTAGATTCTACCTGGTAACCAAGATTTTCTCTTGCAAAGAAAAGAGATTTTTATTTAATTCTTTCAAAGAAAAACTTCCTATCATACAGAACATTGCACAGCACAGAAAATGCCGAACAGTCAGGCTGAGTGCCATGATCTTCAGACGATACCGCAACTGTAGCCAGAGTGGATTTTTTCTCGACTGCAAAGGTTCATATTTGAAAACTCTATGACTCCAAACCAAGCCTCTCCTTTTACAATGTTTAGCGGCGAGCACCTGAGTGTCATGCTTGTCATCACGGCGCTAACTGTGGGCTTACCATTCCTAATTAAAAAAATAGATTCTGAAAAAATAACCAGAACCATTGCTGTCAGCATTGGCATTTTTTTACTATTCATCAAAATAAGTGAACCGTTTGTCAGAGGGGATTCCTTGCAGAATTGGCAAAATGAGCTTCCGCTGCACTTATGCGATCTTGCTGCCATTCTTACCGGAATCATGCTGATTAACCGTAGTTACTTTTTTTATGAGCTCACCTATTTTTGGGGATTTGGCGGGGCTTTGCAAGCGATGATGACGCCGTCCATTGAAAATGGCTTTCCCCATTTCGACTTTTTGTACTATTTTATTGGCCACGGCTTGATAATCATAGGCGTGATTTATGCGACCGTTCTGTTCAAATATCGTCCGGTTTTGAAATCGATTTGGCGGGCCTTTGTGGCGGTGGTTTGTTACGCCGCCCTGGTTGCGCCCATAAACTGGATTTTAGGTACCAATTACATGTATCTTTTTGGAAAACCCAAAGTACAATCCCTCTATGATTATCTTGGCCCCTGGCCCTGGTACTTGTTGAGCCTTATCCCGGTTGCATTTTTGTTCTTTTTCCTTTATTACAGTCCGTTCTGGATTGCCGATTTGGTCAGGAAGCGGCGCCAAAGAGCCAGTTAAACACCCCAAAAATTCACTCAATTTAGAAATTTCCTTCACTTCGACCTTTCAACAGATATTCCATAATTAGTAGCTTCTCCCCATCATACATACTATATTTGGTATTTTTTCTTGACATTAAGAAACCTATTTGCTAACTTTGCGTATGATTCATGGTGTAATGATTGGTGTAACGAATAATGAGGTAATATGAGAGTTTTGAGTTTTCAAATATTTTTCACGGTATTTTTTTTAGGCGCTTTGCTGGGACGTCAATTTTCTGACGAACGCGAACTTGTTAAGTTCGAAGCATCCCTTAAAAAGCTGCAGGCATTCGTAAAGGCCGACACTGAACGTCAGGTTAAACAAGAAAAAGTGATCGGCATAATTGATAGTTTCAATCCGAGCATGCCACTGGAAATGAAACAGGAAATCGCGGGTGAAATATATAACATGAGCATCAAATATCCGAACCTGGATGTTGAACTCCTTTGTGCTACAATTACACATGAAAGCGCCCGCACCTGGGACCCGTCTGTTGCGTCAAGAGCTGGCGCCATTGGGCTCATGCAAATTATGCCGGCTACCGGAGAGTGGCTTGCCAAATATGAAAATTTTAAATGGCAATCCGCCGAGGAGACGTTGGTCAACCCGATTTATAATATTCGAATGGGTTCGAGGTATCTTTCAGCTTTAATTGAAACATATGAATTAGACGGCGGGCTGGCGGCTTATAATGGCGGTGAAAAAAGAGTCGGTATGTGGCTTGCACAAAATAAACTCGACAGCATTCTTTGGCCCGAAACCAGAAAGTATGTGCCAAGTGTTTTAGAACTATATGAGGAGTTTAGAAATTAGTAGGGGACGCACATGTGCGTGCCCTCGATCACACCTTACGCCCGCAAAATCTTCAGCGATGGCCGATTTGTAACTAAGAATACAAAGCACCGACTATATTCTATTCTGACTCTTTCTGAATTTGATGAAAAAACATAACTGGTGGGGTAGGAACCACCACTACAAGACTTTTGCAATCCTTTTGGCGGCAGGCGTTTTTTGTTGCGGTAGGCACCCGAACAGTAATTACGACACTTTATTCAAAATTTCATACTCGAGAGTACAAGGATTTGCGTCGCAAAAGGGTCCTGTCATAGAATGGGATTCAGCGAGTGCTAACAACGAGGATGAGCCTAGAGTGGCTGGCTCCACAGTGCCTCCATTAGGCTTGAGGATTCGGTGGTTAGGTGTGGCTGGCTACGAAATTAGCGACGACTCTACAGTTATCTTAATTGATCCTTTTGTCTCACGCCCCACTTTTGTGCAACTCTTAAACACTATTAAGATTGACACCAGCGCTGTTAAACACTATATCCTGGCGCCACTTCAAATGCAAAACGTAAAGGTTGTTTTAATATCGCATGCTCACCACGATCATTTGCAAGATATCCCCTATATCCTTGCACAGTATCCAAGCCCAAAAGCAAGACCGCTGGTAGTTGGTAGTCAAAGTGCTCATGACTTAATCATGGGATATACCCGGGGAGTTGGGATAAAATGGGTTGATGCAGTAGGCGGTTTGCAAGATAGTCAGACAAAAATATTAGCGTTTAGTCCCGGCAAGAAATCATGTATGCAGAATTCCGGAAACATCTCTTGCAAAGTTGGCACATTTGGCAATTTCACGATAACGGCTTTTGCTTCAGATCATTCTAGTTATGACTACCTCGGCTCCGCAGTCCTGGGGGGGACTGTTCACGGCAAGCCACCTTATACGGGCACGGGCTACAAGATGCGATCCAATACTTCAATCGGCTATTTGATTGAATATCAAGGCATACGCATTTTTTTTACTGAGTCACCGATAGTGCGGCATTCAAACGAAATTGGTAATGTGGATATTTTAATCCAGGGAATTGCCGCTCGTAGGGATTATAACACCATATCAGGAACCCTTGCTTCACTCCAACCAGAATATGTGATCCCTGGCCACTACGATAACTTTTTCAAGCCGTTAAAAGAATTCGAAAAATTTGATGTAAGAATTGGTTTCGGTCCAGTGGATTTCAGCCGCTTTGAACAATTTGTTACTTCATTCGAGAGTTATTATGTTGAACGTGCACGGAAACGGCTTACACAAAATGCCCAT
The DNA window shown above is from candidate division KSB1 bacterium and carries:
- a CDS encoding TIGR02206 family membrane protein, producing MTPNQASPFTMFSGEHLSVMLVITALTVGLPFLIKKIDSEKITRTIAVSIGIFLLFIKISEPFVRGDSLQNWQNELPLHLCDLAAILTGIMLINRSYFFYELTYFWGFGGALQAMMTPSIENGFPHFDFLYYFIGHGLIIIGVIYATVLFKYRPVLKSIWRAFVAVVCYAALVAPINWILGTNYMYLFGKPKVQSLYDYLGPWPWYLLSLIPVAFLFFFLYYSPFWIADLVRKRRQRAS
- a CDS encoding MBL fold metallo-hydrolase translates to MAGSTVPPLGLRIRWLGVAGYEISDDSTVILIDPFVSRPTFVQLLNTIKIDTSAVKHYILAPLQMQNVKVVLISHAHHDHLQDIPYILAQYPSPKARPLVVGSQSAHDLIMGYTRGVGIKWVDAVGGLQDSQTKILAFSPGKKSCMQNSGNISCKVGTFGNFTITAFASDHSSYDYLGSAVLGGTVHGKPPYTGTGYKMRSNTSIGYLIEYQGIRIFFTESPIVRHSNEIGNVDILIQGIAARRDYNTISGTLASLQPEYVIPGHYDNFFKPLKEFEKFDVRIGFGPVDFSRFEQFVTSFESYYVERARKRLTQNAHSFKPKLRLMKLFYYYSLVNLL
- a CDS encoding transglycosylase SLT domain-containing protein is translated as MRVLSFQIFFTVFFLGALLGRQFSDERELVKFEASLKKLQAFVKADTERQVKQEKVIGIIDSFNPSMPLEMKQEIAGEIYNMSIKYPNLDVELLCATITHESARTWDPSVASRAGAIGLMQIMPATGEWLAKYENFKWQSAEETLVNPIYNIRMGSRYLSALIETYELDGGLAAYNGGEKRVGMWLAQNKLDSILWPETRKYVPSVLELYEEFRN
- a CDS encoding YjbH domain-containing protein, whose translation is MKYRFTPILFIFWSLFFTQHVFCAPSTEKKNISELKRANSEYQIKLELIKEGFKNVAILLDDEQAIITYENMHYRYELRAVKKVIRLVLPFLQEKESILLIPQNRKIPLVLITVPVKKYLDFYDERISNNDFVKVIDISFKVDPTWKKIRKKPRENNSSYTFDFIVHPQLKAQFGNYDDPVESQLNLVPELGTSLWPGMRLSAQLIIPVHNELNEKDNYFRPGILTLNQTFRLPKNTFLSTSAGYFTHNRYGADLELKKYHSNGLWSIGAKIGYTGTASYTKGVWFYTPLNDYTTLLNAEYRLPQYDLSFKITVGQYLFRDKGLRFDMMREFGEVKIGFFALKTEQGRNGGFKFSVPLFPKKYPSKKWIRIHPAKDFAWEYRYRGLQLGGTEYSTGNEIEEFIERLNPAFVKSQFSKRLNLQNVN